In Tenacibaculum sp. 190524A02b, the genomic stretch TATTTATGGAGTTTTTAATTATTTCTGTAGGACTTATACCAAATATTTTTTCAAATGGTAGTAAATCAAAATAATTCCATTTTAAAACTCTTATAGCTCCTTCAATAACACCTTCTATATTTTTTGATATAAAAGTTTTTGCATTTTTAAAAAAATGTAACTCTTCTTTGTATATAGAATGAATATCAATATTAAGTTGTTCATCAAACTCACCTTTTTGATGATGTTTAAAATTTTCAACTACAACAAATTTTGCAAGATCAAGAATTTCTGTAATGGGTAGTAATTGTAAAGAATTATTGTTTGGTAACATAAATATTTTTTCAGCAAATTATTTATTAAGCCCCTACAAATCATTACACTAAAGTGTAAAAAAACACTCAAAACACTAAATAATTCTTAATTCTTAAACTATCTTATTAAAGTGTATTCAATTTTTTCATACTTTTACTGGAAGTCCCTCAAAATCATCAATGAAAAAAAAAGAAAATATAAATAGTTTTTTTTCTATTAGTAATACTGTAGAAAAGATATCAAAAGACGAATTAAGCCAAACTAACAACTACTTAGCTTCTATAAAAGCTTTTGTAAGAACAACATACAAAAGCATATATATTATTGATTATCAAAAAAAAGGCTTTGAATATGTTTCAGACAATCCTCTTTTTTTGTGTGGACATACTCCTAAAGATGTTGAAGAAATGGGCTATGCTTTTTACTTTAAATATGTCCCTGCAAAAGATTTAGATTTACTTTTAAAAATAAATACCGTAGGTTTTGATTTTTACGATACACTTCCTCTTGAAGAAAGGTTATCCTATACCATATCTTATGACTTTCATTTAAAGACTTCAGAAGGAAAACTAATACTTGTAAACCAAAAACTAACTCCTTTATTTTTAACTAAAAATGGTAAAATTTGGAAAGCTATTTGCACAATATCTCTTTCAAATGAAAATAAATCTGGAAATATTAGAATATACAAACAAGGAGACAACAAAATGTTTACTTATAATTTAGATGGTAATTTTTGGAAAAAAGAAGATAAGATTACTTTAACTAGTAGAGAAAAAGAAATACTACAATACTCTGCAAGGGGCTTTAAAATAAATGAGATTGCAGAAACTATTTTTGTTTCTCCTGATACAGTTAAATTTCATAGAAAAAAACTTTTTGATAAATTGGAAGTAGCTAACGTTACCGAAGCAGTATCTTTTGCTACCAATAATAAACTTATTTAATTATCATTAATACTTAAAAAGTATAAATCTGGAAATTTTTTCACTTCTTTTTTTGTAGTAATATTAAAAAGTATTTGAGTGCACATGGAAGCAGATAACCAAGATCCTACAGATAACTGTGGAGGAGATAATACTTCTGTTTCTTTTTTGTATTCATTTACTACTTTTTCTATCCAATCTTGAGGTTTTCCCCAAAATTTCATATACCCAACCATATAATCTACCATTTTAAGTTCATTAAATGTTTCATCACTTTTTTTATTTAAAAAACTTAAATCTAGGCTATCGGGAGTAATAACAGCAACCAATGCTCCCCATCCTAAATTATACGGATGTAACACTGGAATTCCTTTTTCTTGACATAACTTATCAAACTTTAACGGAATATCGGTCGTAAAATCTAAAGCATTTATCGCTATATCTTGTCCATCAATAAAACCTTTTACATTTTCTTCATCAATAAAGCAATTATGAACAGTAATATTAGCTTTAGGGTTAATAGACAACAACCTGCGCTTAATAGCATTTACTTTTTCTTCTCCAATATCATTAGCTTCGTAATTCTGTCTATTAAGATTAGATTTTTCTACCTCATCTCCATCAACTATTGTAATATTTTCAAACCCTAATCGTAATGCACATTCTGCAATAACACTACCTAACCCACTGCCCGCTAACAATATTGAAGTTTTTTTTATTAACCTCTGCTCTTCTTCCTTAACATATATTCTGTTTCTACTATATTGTAACTCCATTTGATTTAATATTGTCTATACCAAATATAATTAAAACCCTATTAAAACACAGCTACACTAAAGTGTAATCTAGCATTGTTTTTACAATTATTTCATAACTTTTTCTTAATAAAAAAAACACATTAATATCTTTTTTTTGTAGTTATGATAAAGTATATTATAGTAGTTATAGTTAATCTTTTAACATTTCAAAAACAAGACCTCTCATCTTTAACCAATACTACTCTAAATCAAAAAAATAACTTCAAAAGCACTTTACATTATTATAACTTAGGAAACTCATATGCTAAGAACTATTTTCATGCAAAAGCTATTGAAAGTTACAACAAAGCACTTTTAACCTCACAAGAAGACACTTTAACTATTAAAACTAAAAATGCCATCGGTATACTATACCTATCTTTAAAAAACTTTCCTTTGGCAAAAAAATATGCCACAGAAGCTTTAAACACTTCTAGTCAAATAAGCTATACTAAAGGAAAAGCCAAAGCCTATTCTTTATTAGGAAATATTAAAGAAAAAAAAGGAGAATACTTAGAGGCTATTAAATTTCAAAAACTCAGTTTAAACAAATTCACTCAGTTAAAAAATAAATTAGGAATTGCTCAAACTAATATTAACATTGGAAGTATATATGAAGATTTAACACAGTATAATAAAGCTTATCAGTATTTCTTAGGAGCATATCATTTATTTAAAAACACGAATACTTTTGAAGAAAGCGATGTGTTAAATAATATTGGTGATGTTTACAGAAAAAAAGGTAATGTAAAAGAATCCATTTCATTTACTCAAAAATCATTGATTATAGCTGAAAAACTAAAAAACACCAATCTTTTAGAAAGTGCCTATAAAGACTTATCCAAAGCTTATTTTATATTAGGACAATACAAAAAAGCTTATGAATACAGAGTAAAATCTGAAAACTATAAAGAAATCACTCTTAAAAACCAAAACACTAAACAATTAAACTTTTTAGAAGCCAATTACAGTTCTGAAAAAAAAGAAGCCGAAATCCAATTATTAAAAGAAAAAAATAAAACGAATCTATCCAATCAAAAACTATTGATTGTTGCATTAATAGGTATTATATCCTATATAAGTATTGCCGGCTACTTTTTCAGTAAAAAAAGAAAAGAAAAACAAAAATTACAAATATATAAAGAGCGTACATTACAAGCTGAATTAGAAAAAAAATTAGCACAAGAATCTGTTATGAAAAAAGATATAGAAACAAAAACAGCAACACTTTCTAAATACAGTTTACATTTATCACAAAAAAACAAAATACTCTATCATATTTCCAAAAATCTTAAAAATCTTTCAGAAAGAGAACCTTCAAATTATCAAAAGAAAATTAAAGAAATTGCTAAAGAAATTGATTTCACTATAAAACAAGATAATGAATGGGAAGGTTTTGATAATTTATTTCAAGACATACACCCTGATTTCAATAAAAAATTACTAGAAATATCTACTGAAAAACTATCTCCAACAGAGTTAAAACTAAGTATGCTTTTACGTTTAAACCTATCTTCAAAAGAAATAGCTTCTATTTTAAGAGTAACTCCTGATAGTGTTCGAGTAGCTAGATATAGATTACGTAAAAAACTCCCCATAGAGCCCAAACAAGAATTGGTTAATTTCATGCTAACCATCTAACCTTTTCCATATAGTTACTACAAAGTAAATTAATCTTTAATGTTGCCTTGTTGTTGCCTTAAAAAAAACTCTTTGTTGCCCTTGTAAAAAGCAATCAACCTCAGTTACTACCTAGCTTTGCTATGAAAACAAAACCTTAATTAATGACACATTTAAAATTTTTAAAACTTCTTGTTGTAACGGTTTTTTCACTACTGTTTTACAGCAAATCTTTAGCTCAATCAGGGGGAGTTAGAGGAATTATTACTGATGAAAGTGGCTTGTATCTTCCAGGAGCAAACATTAGTATTGAATCAGAAAAAAAAGGAGCTGTTTCTGATTTTGACGGGCAGTTTACTATTGTTAATATTCCTACTGGAGAACACAAAATAAAAATTACTTTTATAGGATATCAAACAACTACTAATACTATAACTATTAACGAAGGACAAACCTCTTTTTTAAAAGTAGTAATGCAACCAAATGTAAATCTTTTAGATGAAGTTACCATTGCTACTTCAATAGGGGGTGAAACCAAAGCCTTAAACAAACAAAAATCTAACACCAATATTACCAACGTAATTTCTACAGATCAAATTGGCAAATTTCCTGATGCTAATATTGGAGATGCTATTAAACGGGTTCCTGGTATTACCATGCAGGTAGACCAAGGAGAAGCTAGAAATGTTATTGTTAGGGGCTTATCTCCTCAGTTAAATTCTGTTACTTTAAACGGTAGTAGAATTCCATCAGCTGAAGGTGACAACAGAAACATTCAAATGGATTTAATTCCTTCTGATATGATCCAAACTATTGAGGTTAACAAAGCTGTTACTCCAGATATGGATGGAGATGCTTTAGGCGGATCTGTAAACCTAGTTACACGTACTGCGCCACAGAACTTTAGAATTTCTGCTACAGCTGGATCTGGTATTAACTTTATCACTAACAAAAGAATCATTAATGGTTCCTTATTAATTGGTGATAGAAGCAAAAATGAAAAATTTGGCTGGATGGTAGCTGGTTCTATTAACGATACTGATTTTGGTTCTCACAACATAGAAGCTGAATGGGATAATGAGTTCGAATTTAATAACGGAACTGATACTGAGAAAATAGATGTAAATCCTTACGCTAAAGAGTTTCAACAACGCGACTACCTTGTGCAACGTATTAGAAGAAGCTTCTCAGCAAATTTTGACTATAAACTAGACAACAACAACACTTTTTTCTTCAAATCTATGTACAACTGGAGAGATGATAGAGAAAATCGTTTTAGATCAAAATATGAAGTATTAGACGGAGATGATATTAACACTTCTGATTTTACAATTACCAACAATACGCCTACCCGTTTTCCTGTAGAAGTTAAAAGAGAAACTAAAGGAGGAATTAATAACGGTAGAAATAAAAATCGTCGTTTAGAAGACCAACGAATGCAAAACTACACTTTAGGTGGTGACCATTTATTTGGTACTATAAAAGCAGACTGGATGGCTTCTTTTGCAAAAGCATCTGAAGAACGTTTAAATGAAAGATATGCTGTTTTTGAATACGATGCTGATGATTTATTTAGTATTAACTACAATAATAATGCTGAGTTCCCTTTATTCACACCAATAAATACTTCTTTAAATAACTTAGGTAACTTTAAGCTAGACGAAGTTACTGAAGAGAAAAAGTTTACAGATGAAGTAGATTACAATCTTTTCACAAACTTTCAACTTCCTGCTAAGTTATTTAATAGTGAAGATGGATTTATAAAATTTGGATTCAGATCTCGTTTTAAAGAAAAAAGAAGAAAAAATAACTTTTATAAATTTGATTTAGAAGACACCTACGGTTCACTTGCTTATGTTACTACTAGAGATTTAACAAACAATATTTTTTTAGCTGGAAATCAATACAAGGCTGGAGTTTTTGCCTCTGAAGAATGGTTGGGTAATTTAACTTTAAACAAAGTAAATGGTGAACCAGTTCCTGATGAATATTTAGGAGAATTTTTTAATGTAAAAGAAGATGTATATGCTGGATACTTGATGACAGAGCAGCAGTTTACTGAGAAACTTACTGTGTTAGCTGGAGTTAGAATTGAAAACACACAAACCACTGGTATAGGAAATGTTGTAAACTACGATGAGGATGGTGACTATGATAGTTTTTCTACCATTACTAATAGTAATAACTACACTAACATTTTACCTGGCCTACATATAAAGTATAATTTTACTCCAAAAACACTAATTCGTTTTGCTTACACCAATACTATTGCTCGTCCTAATTATGTTGACTTAGTTCCTTACAAAAATATTTTAAGGGAAGATGAAGAAATAGAAACAGGAAACCCAGACCTGAATCCTGCTAAATCTATGAACTTTGACATTATTGGTGAGCATTATTTTTCTAATATTGGTATTATTTCAGCAGGGGCTTTTTACAAAAACATTAAAGATTTCACCTATACATACATTAGTGAAACTACTGACAATAGTTTAGGAGCAAATACTAAAGGATTTGAAGTAAAACGACCAGAAAATGGTGAAGATGCTTATGTATTAGGTGCCGAGTTTTCTTTCCAACGTAAGCTAAATTTCTTACCAGGTTTTGCTAAAAACTTTAATATTTACCTTAACTACACCTACTTAACTTCAGAAGCTAAAGGCATTAACAATGAAGATGGTGATGAAAGAGTTAATATGAGCTTACCTAATACAGCTCCAAACATGTTCAACAGTTCTTTAGGTTATGATGACGGAAGATTTTCTGCTAGAATATCAGCTAACTTCTCAGACGCTTATATTGATGAAATTGGTAAAAATGAGTTTAATGACAGATACTATGACCAACAGTTTTTCTTAGACTTCAACGCAGGATATGCTATCACTAAAAATTTACGAGTGTATCTTGACTTTACCAATCTTACTAACCAAGCGTTGCGTTACTATCAAGGTGAACAAAACAGGACTATGCAAGCCGAATACTATGGTAGACGCCTAAGCCTTGGGTTAAAGTACGATTTGTTTAAAAAATAAGAAATAGTTATTTCCATCACAATTATCAAAGTTAAAAAGACTACGAATGAAATTATATAAATTAACAATACTAACAATAGTAATAGCAATAACTGCATGCAAACAAACAAGTAAACTACCAGCTATAAAACCGGATGTAATCACAGAAAAAACGGTTAATGATAGTGATGATCCTGCTATTTGGGTTAACCCAAATAATGCAGAAGAAAGTATCGTGTTTGGAACTGACAAAGAAACCAACGGTGCTATTTATGCTTTTAACTTAAACGGTAAAATTATACCTGAAAAAACTATAAAAAACATAAAAAGACCTAACAATATTGATTTAGCATATGGCTTTCAGTTAAATGACAGTACAAAAACAGACGTTATTGTTTTTACAGAGCGTGAACAACAACAAATTAGATTATT encodes the following:
- a CDS encoding ThiF family adenylyltransferase, with the protein product MELQYSRNRIYVKEEEQRLIKKTSILLAGSGLGSVIAECALRLGFENITIVDGDEVEKSNLNRQNYEANDIGEEKVNAIKRRLLSINPKANITVHNCFIDEENVKGFIDGQDIAINALDFTTDIPLKFDKLCQEKGIPVLHPYNLGWGALVAVITPDSLDLSFLNKKSDETFNELKMVDYMVGYMKFWGKPQDWIEKVVNEYKKETEVLSPPQLSVGSWLSASMCTQILFNITTKKEVKKFPDLYFLSINDN
- a CDS encoding response regulator transcription factor — protein: MKKKENINSFFSISNTVEKISKDELSQTNNYLASIKAFVRTTYKSIYIIDYQKKGFEYVSDNPLFLCGHTPKDVEEMGYAFYFKYVPAKDLDLLLKINTVGFDFYDTLPLEERLSYTISYDFHLKTSEGKLILVNQKLTPLFLTKNGKIWKAICTISLSNENKSGNIRIYKQGDNKMFTYNLDGNFWKKEDKITLTSREKEILQYSARGFKINEIAETIFVSPDTVKFHRKKLFDKLEVANVTEAVSFATNNKLI
- a CDS encoding tetratricopeptide repeat protein, with the translated sequence MIKYIIVVIVNLLTFQKQDLSSLTNTTLNQKNNFKSTLHYYNLGNSYAKNYFHAKAIESYNKALLTSQEDTLTIKTKNAIGILYLSLKNFPLAKKYATEALNTSSQISYTKGKAKAYSLLGNIKEKKGEYLEAIKFQKLSLNKFTQLKNKLGIAQTNINIGSIYEDLTQYNKAYQYFLGAYHLFKNTNTFEESDVLNNIGDVYRKKGNVKESISFTQKSLIIAEKLKNTNLLESAYKDLSKAYFILGQYKKAYEYRVKSENYKEITLKNQNTKQLNFLEANYSSEKKEAEIQLLKEKNKTNLSNQKLLIVALIGIISYISIAGYFFSKKRKEKQKLQIYKERTLQAELEKKLAQESVMKKDIETKTATLSKYSLHLSQKNKILYHISKNLKNLSEREPSNYQKKIKEIAKEIDFTIKQDNEWEGFDNLFQDIHPDFNKKLLEISTEKLSPTELKLSMLLRLNLSSKEIASILRVTPDSVRVARYRLRKKLPIEPKQELVNFMLTI
- a CDS encoding TonB-dependent receptor, producing the protein MTHLKFLKLLVVTVFSLLFYSKSLAQSGGVRGIITDESGLYLPGANISIESEKKGAVSDFDGQFTIVNIPTGEHKIKITFIGYQTTTNTITINEGQTSFLKVVMQPNVNLLDEVTIATSIGGETKALNKQKSNTNITNVISTDQIGKFPDANIGDAIKRVPGITMQVDQGEARNVIVRGLSPQLNSVTLNGSRIPSAEGDNRNIQMDLIPSDMIQTIEVNKAVTPDMDGDALGGSVNLVTRTAPQNFRISATAGSGINFITNKRIINGSLLIGDRSKNEKFGWMVAGSINDTDFGSHNIEAEWDNEFEFNNGTDTEKIDVNPYAKEFQQRDYLVQRIRRSFSANFDYKLDNNNTFFFKSMYNWRDDRENRFRSKYEVLDGDDINTSDFTITNNTPTRFPVEVKRETKGGINNGRNKNRRLEDQRMQNYTLGGDHLFGTIKADWMASFAKASEERLNERYAVFEYDADDLFSINYNNNAEFPLFTPINTSLNNLGNFKLDEVTEEKKFTDEVDYNLFTNFQLPAKLFNSEDGFIKFGFRSRFKEKRRKNNFYKFDLEDTYGSLAYVTTRDLTNNIFLAGNQYKAGVFASEEWLGNLTLNKVNGEPVPDEYLGEFFNVKEDVYAGYLMTEQQFTEKLTVLAGVRIENTQTTGIGNVVNYDEDGDYDSFSTITNSNNYTNILPGLHIKYNFTPKTLIRFAYTNTIARPNYVDLVPYKNILREDEEIETGNPDLNPAKSMNFDIIGEHYFSNIGIISAGAFYKNIKDFTYTYISETTDNSLGANTKGFEVKRPENGEDAYVLGAEFSFQRKLNFLPGFAKNFNIYLNYTYLTSEAKGINNEDGDERVNMSLPNTAPNMFNSSLGYDDGRFSARISANFSDAYIDEIGKNEFNDRYYDQQFFLDFNAGYAITKNLRVYLDFTNLTNQALRYYQGEQNRTMQAEYYGRRLSLGLKYDLFKK